A region from the Cryptosporangium arvum DSM 44712 genome encodes:
- a CDS encoding holo-ACP synthase, whose product MIVSVGIDVVLVERFAAAVARTPHLAERLFTAAERVNQEGHPRPADSLAARFAAKEAVAKALGAPHGLKWHDCEIVPDDAGRPWLDVKGTVAEAAAKAGIARWHLSLSHDGGIASAMVVAEGA is encoded by the coding sequence GAACGGTTCGCCGCCGCGGTGGCCCGCACCCCGCACCTCGCGGAGCGGTTGTTCACCGCGGCCGAACGCGTCAATCAGGAAGGCCACCCGCGTCCGGCGGATTCGCTGGCGGCGCGGTTCGCGGCCAAGGAAGCCGTCGCGAAGGCGCTCGGCGCTCCCCACGGGCTCAAATGGCACGACTGCGAGATCGTTCCGGACGACGCCGGCCGTCCGTGGCTGGACGTCAAGGGCACCGTCGCCGAGGCCGCCGCGAAGGCCGGCATCGCCCGCTGGCATCTCTCCCTCTCCCACGACGGCGGGATCGCCTCGGCGATGGTCGTGGCGGAGGGCGCATGA